In Anaerolineales bacterium, the sequence CGGTCTCATTCGCATCGGCCGGTCGCAGCAGAGTGACGTTCGGGATCGTGCGCAGGGAGGCGGCGTGTTCGATCGGCTGGTGGGTCGGGCCGTCTTCGCCCACGCCGATTGAGTCATGGGTGAAGATGTAGATCACCCGCTGACGCATCAGCGCCGCCAGCCGGATGGCCGGCCGCATGTAGTCGGCGAAGACCATGAAGGTACCGGCATAGGGGATCAACCCGCCGTGTAGAGCGATTCCGTTGATCATCGAAGCCATGGCATGCTCGCGCACGCCGAAGCGGATGTAGCGATTCCCCGGCGTGTCGGGGGTGTAGTCTCCACTGTCTTTGATCAGAGTCTGATTGGAGGGTGTGAGATCGGCTGAGCCACCAATCAGCTCGGGCAGGGCTGGCGCTAGAGCGTTGAGCGCTTTGCCGGATGCGGCCCGGGTGGCGACGCCCTTCGGATCGGCAGGCACGGCAGGAATCAACTCAGCGAGACCTTCCGGCAGGGCGCCGGACTGAGTTCGCTTGAACTGGGCCGTCAACTCAGGATAGGCCTGGGCATAGCCGGCCATCGATTTCTTCCATTTCTTGTTGGCGCGCTTGCCGCGTGCCGCCGCCTTGGCGAAGTGCTCGCGTACGTCGTCCGGGACGAGGAAGCGCGGTTCCGTCGGCCACCCTAGATTGCGCTTGGCGCCCTCTAATTCCTCCTCGCCGGCGGGCTCGCCATGGGCCGAGGACTTGTCTTGTTTGGTCGGCAGGCCAAATCCGATGTGCGTGCGGCAAGCGATCAGCGACGGTCGCGGATCGCGCTTGGCGGCCCTAAGGGCCTTGTCGATGGCGGCGACGTTGTCGCCATCCGGCACGCTCACCACGTGCCAGCCGTAGGCCTTGAAGCGCTTCACCCGATCCTCGGTAAAGGACAGCTCGGTCGTCCCATCGATGGTGATGTGATTGTCGTCGTACAGGTAGATCAGACGGCCAAGCCGCAAGTGTCCGGCCAGGGAGGCGGCTTCGGATGCCACCCCCTCCATCAGGTCACCGTCGGAGACGATTCCGTAGATGTAGTGATCCACGACCGGGAAGTCCTTCTGGTTGTACTGGGCTGCCAGGTGCTCGACCGCCAGCGCCATCCCGACGCCCATGGCGAAGCCCTGGCCAAGCGGGCCGGTCGTGGTTTCAACCCCCGGAGTTTCGCCGTATTCGGGATGGCCGGGGGTCTTGCTCCCCAGCTGGCGGAAGCGCTTCAGCTCTTCCATCGGCAGGTTGTACCCCGAGAGATGCAGCAAGGAGTACAACAGGGCTGAACCGTGCCCTGCCGAAAGAACGAACCGATCGCGGTCGGGCCAGCGCGGATCGGAGGGGTCGAATTTCAGGTGCCGCGTCCACAGCGTGTAGGCCATGCTGGCGGCGCCCATCGGCAGCCCGGGATGGCCGGACTTGGCCTGCTGTACGGCATCGGCCGCCAGGAAGCGGATGGTGTTGATGGCTCGTTCGGTGAGATGGGTATCCGACATTGCGCGCTCCAGTGATCAAGTTGATGTGCATAGCTCTCCCCAAGGGGGAAGCTGGCGGGCAACCGATCGCGCCGAAGTTGGCGCGTCCTGCACGTGCCCGTTCGACCGATGACCTCTTAGGCTCCGCTGGCACGCTCCAGATCGGCCAGCCAGGTGCGCAACCCGCGCACGCAGGTCAATCCGACTTTGTGCCCGACGTCGGCCTCGCAATATGTCACCCGCGCTCCGGTCTGCTCGAGCAACGCGGCTTCACCACGGGCTCGATCCACTGGGACCCGGTCATCCCGGAGGCCGTGGCTCCAGAAGATGGGGACGCCGACGAACGCCGAGGCTGTTATCCCCGGCGGAAGGAAGCCGGCCAGCACCGCCAGCCCGGCCGGGCGAACGAGCCTCTCACCCACCGAGGCGAATGCCAGGGCCGCTCCTTGGCTGAACCCTACCAGCACCAGGGGCAGGTCGGGGGACACGGGCGCGGCCTTCACCCATTCCCGCAACGCCCCAGCCGCCGGCCTGAAGGCCGCCGCCGGGACGCCCGCATCACCGTGGTCCAGGCTCCAGCTGAAGCCGCCGGGCCCAGCCTCAAACGGCCCGCGCAGCGAAATCCGCCACCATCCTGCCGCCAGCCCGCGTTCGAGTATGTCCATCGAGTGTTCATCGCCGGTCCAACCGTGAAGAAAGATTGCCACCCCGCGCACGGGCTCCGGCCGGGGTGCCGGAGAGGCTGTCTCAATACGCACGCCGAGATTGGAGGTCGCCACGGTTCACGCGCCTTTCGCCCGGCGGGCAATCCACCCCAGGAGCGAGAGCAGGCCCCAGATCAAGCCTAGGGGCAGCAAGGCCAGTAGGGTGCAGATCAGGGCGCTGCGGCCGGCATCCGGTCCGTAGATCAAGCGAACGAGCAGCGTCCCCACTGCCAAGGCCAGGAATAGCCCGCCTGCGATGAGCCGGAGTTGGGTTCCGCCGGCATAGGCCCGCATATCCCTGCCCGGGCGCACAGGCTTCAATCCGTCCATCGGCGAGTGCGCTGGCCGATCCATCGCCAGAGCCGCCGATGGGGAGCGAACTGGGACCGGATGGCCGGCATGGCCTCGTTTGCGGCGGCTTCGCCCAAGGCCGACATCGTCTCCAGAGAGGGGCTGTCAAACAGGCCGACGTCCCAGACCTCGGGGCGGATGATCACCTCGGGTTTGTCTACCGTCAGATGGAGTTCGGTGTGCATACGGAGGGTGATCTCCATCGCCTGCTGGAAGATCTCCAGGGCCCGCAGCGGACCAAGGCGTGCGACGAAGCTGACCACCGGCAGGTCACCGAACGGGCTGGGAGAGCGG encodes:
- the tkt gene encoding transketolase, encoding MSDTHLTERAINTIRFLAADAVQQAKSGHPGLPMGAASMAYTLWTRHLKFDPSDPRWPDRDRFVLSAGHGSALLYSLLHLSGYNLPMEELKRFRQLGSKTPGHPEYGETPGVETTTGPLGQGFAMGVGMALAVEHLAAQYNQKDFPVVDHYIYGIVSDGDLMEGVASEAASLAGHLRLGRLIYLYDDNHITIDGTTELSFTEDRVKRFKAYGWHVVSVPDGDNVAAIDKALRAAKRDPRPSLIACRTHIGFGLPTKQDKSSAHGEPAGEEELEGAKRNLGWPTEPRFLVPDDVREHFAKAAARGKRANKKWKKSMAGYAQAYPELTAQFKRTQSGALPEGLAELIPAVPADPKGVATRAASGKALNALAPALPELIGGSADLTPSNQTLIKDSGDYTPDTPGNRYIRFGVREHAMASMINGIALHGGLIPYAGTFMVFADYMRPAIRLAALMRQRVIYIFTHDSIGVGEDGPTHQPIEHAASLRTIPNVTLLRPADANETGVAWLVALERTSGPTALALTRQALPIYDRVKFASAQGLRKGAYVMGDLGQGAPKVVLMASGSEVELIVQAAERLTQEGIPVRVVSFPSWELFAGQPESYRSEVLPASIPARVAVEAGVSMGWERWVGDKGLIVGINRFGASAPYKDVYNYLGLTVDAVVAAAKKAMSGL